The Castanea sativa cultivar Marrone di Chiusa Pesio chromosome 11, ASM4071231v1 genome contains a region encoding:
- the LOC142616904 gene encoding protein neprosin-like, with protein MGLVVVDLKFGGAVGLWVGGNSSLVVMDYVGIRNTNTIIDKKKKLEIQRQLKRLNKPALKTIKSPDGDIIDCVDIKKQPAFDHPLLKNHTIQMRPSFYPKGLLFKESNNVSSNSKPKITQPWYLNGRCPEGTIPIRRTKEEDLLRASSVANYGRQKYNSIPNDNNNAIHEYATLIEEGDTYYGMNAEINVWNPQVQEQDELSLAQFWLAAADNNGVNRDTIEGGVMDNVQGHWWLQLGDDFLMGYWPSSIFSILANSATSVTWGGEVTNYQRGGQHTTTQMGSGHSPEEGPSRASFFQNLKVIDHELVLRGPRDNREIVTHPTCYNLLKGDDFFYYGGPGRSPICP; from the exons ATGGGTTTGGTAGTAGTGGATTTGAAGTTTGGTGGTGCTGTTGGATTGTGGGTTGGTGGTAATTCAAGTTTGGTGGTTATGGATTATG TTGGAATTAGGAACACTAACACCATcattgataagaaaaaaaaattagagattcAGCGGCAATTGAAGCGCCTTAACAAGCCTGCTCTTAAAACCATCAAG AGTCCGGATGGAGATATAATTGATTGTGTAGATATCAAAAAGCAGCCAGCTTTCGATCATCCTTTGTTGAAAAATCACACAATTCAG ATGAGACCTAGCTTTTACCCAAAAGGGCTTTTATTCAAAGAGAGCAACAACGTCTCTTCGAACTCCAAGCCCAAAATTACTCAGCCATGGTACTTGAATGGAAGATGCCCAGAAGGAACCATTCCCATAAGAAGAACTAAAGAAGAAGATTTATTGAGGGCAAGCTCTGTAGCTAATTATGGAAGGCAAAAATACAATAGCATCCCTAATGATAATAacaatgcgatccatgag TATGCAACGCTTATAGAGGAAGGAGATACGTATTATGGAATGAATGCAGAAATAAACGTGTGGAATCCCCAAGTCCAGGAACAAGACGAGCTCAGCTTGGCTCAATTCTGGTTGGCAGCTGCTGATAATAATGGCGTAAACCGTGATACAATTGAAGGTGGCGTGATG GACAATGTACAAGGACACTGGTGGTTGCAACTTGGTGATGATTTTCTAATGGGATATTGGCCATCCTCCATTTTCTCGATCCTAGCTAATAGCGCTACTAGTGTCACATGGGGAGGAGAGGTGACAAACTACCAAAGAGGTGGGCAGCACACCACAACACAAATGGGCAGTGGCCATTCCCCTGAAGAAGGGCCCAGCAGGGCTAGTTTCTTCCAAAATCTCAAAGTTATAGATCATGAACTAGTTCTCAGGGGACCCAGGGACAATCGTGAAATTGTTACGCATCCCACTTGCTATAATCTGTTAAAAGGGGACGACTTCTTTTATTATGGTGGTCCTGGTAGAAGCCCCATTTGTCCatga